One genomic region from Isachenkonia alkalipeptolytica encodes:
- a CDS encoding methyltransferase domain-containing protein, whose product MVNPIKKAVQKVYKSLKKNKLENSEGVYNEWAKEKEGSVDFFEKKLHKGSMDKRLNSKAKLRKDVRGYLPKDQKELKLLDVGAGPITRLGYNWEDRIIHIEAVDVNGDLYQKLFKKHNITPPVITKNSEAEKIHELYEGETFDFAFSRNALDHCYDPIKGIKNMVDLIKPQRYAVLLHRRNEGLSQGYRGAHLWNFDVEQDQVIVYNPSKKYKLREELSGVEVQYKLEQTPKDEWIYVEIFKK is encoded by the coding sequence ATGGTTAATCCCATAAAAAAAGCGGTTCAAAAGGTTTACAAAAGTCTTAAGAAAAATAAATTGGAAAACTCCGAAGGCGTATACAACGAGTGGGCGAAGGAAAAAGAAGGAAGTGTGGATTTCTTTGAAAAGAAACTGCATAAAGGGTCAATGGATAAAAGACTCAATTCCAAGGCGAAACTTCGAAAAGATGTGCGGGGGTATCTTCCAAAGGATCAAAAGGAACTGAAGCTTCTGGACGTGGGAGCGGGACCGATTACAAGACTGGGCTATAACTGGGAGGATCGCATTATTCATATCGAAGCCGTGGATGTGAACGGGGATTTATATCAAAAACTATTTAAAAAACATAACATTACCCCTCCGGTCATTACAAAGAATTCCGAGGCGGAAAAAATCCATGAACTTTACGAAGGGGAAACCTTTGATTTTGCTTTTTCAAGAAATGCACTGGACCACTGTTACGACCCGATTAAAGGGATTAAGAACATGGTGGATCTCATAAAACCCCAACGTTATGCAGTACTGCTGCACCGGCGAAACGAAGGGCTTTCACAAGGGTATCGGGGGGCGCATCTTTGGAACTTTGATGTGGAGCAGGATCAGGTAATTGTTTATAATCCCTCAAAAAAATATAAGCTTAGGGAGGAATTATCGGGAGTGGAGGTTCAGTACAAGCTGGAACAGACTCCTAAGGATGAATGGATCTACGTTGAGATATTTAAAAAATAG
- a CDS encoding RNA-guided endonuclease TnpB family protein, translating into MNRAFKFRIYPNAQQRNLIAKTFGCVRFVYNRMLSDRIEHYKSTGKSLYNTPAMYKKEFEWLREVDSLALANAQLNLNKAYANFFRDKSIGFPKFKSKKKNHKSYTTNRVNGNIRLENGVLVLPKLKAVKIKQHRQIPEDYTLKSVTISQTPSGKYYASMLYHCEQEIPVVEPKVFLGLDYSMKELFISSEGIPAEYPRFYHQSLAKLQKEQRKLSKCQKGSQNRNKQRMKVARLHEKVRNQRKDFLHKLSRQITNAADRVCIEDLNMKGMAGALHFGKSVSDNGFGLFVSMLDYKLKDQGKAVIKIDRWFPSSKLCSGCGEKKAELHLSERVYHCEACGLTLDRDHNASINIKNEGMRMTLA; encoded by the coding sequence ATGAACCGAGCCTTCAAATTTCGAATTTATCCAAACGCTCAACAAAGAAACCTGATTGCCAAAACTTTTGGCTGTGTTCGCTTTGTCTACAATCGTATGCTTTCGGATCGAATCGAACACTACAAATCCACGGGAAAAAGTCTCTATAACACCCCGGCCATGTATAAAAAAGAATTTGAGTGGCTGAGGGAAGTGGACAGCTTAGCGCTGGCCAATGCGCAGTTAAACTTAAACAAAGCCTATGCTAATTTTTTTCGAGACAAATCCATCGGGTTCCCGAAATTCAAATCGAAAAAGAAGAATCACAAAAGCTATACCACCAATCGGGTAAACGGAAATATCCGCTTAGAAAACGGGGTACTGGTACTTCCAAAACTTAAAGCGGTAAAAATCAAGCAGCACCGCCAAATCCCGGAAGACTATACACTGAAATCCGTAACCATTAGCCAAACACCATCGGGGAAATACTACGCAAGCATGCTGTATCACTGTGAGCAAGAGATCCCCGTTGTAGAGCCGAAGGTGTTTCTGGGACTGGATTATTCAATGAAAGAGCTTTTCATCTCATCCGAAGGAATTCCTGCGGAGTACCCAAGATTTTATCATCAATCCCTGGCAAAGCTGCAGAAAGAACAGCGAAAACTTTCAAAATGCCAAAAGGGAAGTCAAAACCGAAATAAGCAGCGCATGAAAGTGGCGAGGCTTCATGAAAAGGTTCGAAATCAACGGAAAGATTTTTTGCACAAGTTATCACGGCAGATAACCAATGCCGCTGATCGCGTGTGCATCGAAGACCTGAATATGAAGGGGATGGCTGGGGCTCTTCACTTTGGCAAAAGTGTTTCTGATAATGGGTTTGGCCTCTTTGTCAGTATGTTGGATTACAAATTGAAGGACCAGGGAAAAGCAGTCATCAAAATTGACAGATGGTTCCCAAGCTCTAAACTCTGCAGCGGTTGCGGCGAAAAGAAAGCAGAACTTCACCTTTCGGAACGGGTATACCACTGTGAAGCTTGCGGGCTCACCTTAGACCGGGATCATAATGCAAGTATCAACATCAAAAATGAAGGGATGCGTATGACATTGGCATAA
- a CDS encoding DsbA family oxidoreductase: MKIEMWSDYVCPFCYMGKRHLDIALQELHLTDEVDIEFKSYQLNPEIPAYSGEGMQELLSKKYNLTLEEAENNLREVQERAEKVGLYYDFEDMKPTNTLDAHRLTKYARTLGKDQALAEKIFKSYFEKGGLISDHDELLTLCKDVGIVKSQAYELLSDPNIYQEEVRRDMAQAEELKIQSVPFFRINQDYVIPGSESIETFVLMLQKIIRETS; this comes from the coding sequence ATGAAAATTGAAATGTGGTCTGATTATGTCTGTCCCTTCTGCTACATGGGAAAACGGCATCTAGACATCGCTTTACAGGAACTGCATCTTACGGATGAGGTGGACATAGAGTTTAAAAGCTATCAGCTAAACCCGGAGATCCCCGCTTATTCCGGCGAAGGGATGCAGGAACTGCTGTCAAAGAAATACAACCTTACCTTGGAGGAAGCCGAAAATAACCTCCGGGAGGTCCAAGAACGGGCGGAAAAAGTGGGGCTTTACTATGATTTTGAAGACATGAAACCCACCAACACCTTGGATGCCCATCGACTGACAAAGTATGCGAGAACTCTGGGAAAGGATCAGGCTCTGGCGGAAAAGATTTTTAAATCTTATTTTGAAAAGGGTGGCTTGATCAGTGATCACGATGAGCTCTTAACCTTATGCAAGGACGTGGGTATAGTGAAATCCCAAGCCTATGAGCTTCTGTCAGATCCGAATATCTATCAGGAGGAAGTCCGCCGGGATATGGCTCAGGCCGAGGAACTAAAGATCCAAAGCGTACCCTTCTTTCGGATCAATCAAGATTATGTGATTCCGGGCTCCGAGTCCATTGAAACCTTCGTCCTGATGCTTCAAAAGATCATCCGGGAGACTTCGTAA
- a CDS encoding acylphosphatase, producing the protein MSAFRKEYENQQGNPNKNTSAKNDKSDKSAKNDKSAKNKKNPAKTSPQSLQFHYRIHGRVQGVSFRNWLEDLSHALGIHGFCRNRSDGTVEVVAKAPTSIMLETLEKELHKGPSAARVDRVEKDPYPEEIPEGFRILPSK; encoded by the coding sequence ATGAGTGCATTCAGAAAGGAATATGAAAATCAACAGGGCAACCCCAACAAAAATACCAGCGCTAAGAACGATAAAAGCGATAAAAGCGCTAAGAACGATAAAAGCGCTAAGAACAAAAAGAATCCTGCGAAAACCTCGCCTCAAAGCCTTCAGTTTCATTACCGGATTCATGGTCGAGTGCAGGGAGTGAGCTTTCGCAATTGGTTAGAGGATCTGTCCCATGCCCTGGGGATCCATGGTTTTTGCAGAAACCGCTCCGATGGCACCGTGGAGGTTGTAGCTAAAGCGCCGACGTCGATTATGCTGGAAACATTGGAAAAAGAGCTTCACAAAGGGCCCTCTGCTGCTCGGGTCGATCGGGTGGAAAAGGATCCGTACCCCGAAGAAATCCCCGAAGGCTTTCGCATTTTGCCTAGTAAGTAG